A part of Herpetosiphon gulosus genomic DNA contains:
- a CDS encoding response regulator, translated as MPPIQKAFVMVVEDNADNMWIITEMLNDDPRVRYCNVRPSGKQLFAFMAKNDVPPINLVLLDLNLPGDDGYSILEKIRVHPKLSNAIVVAVSADNTAEDVAKVRASGFDGFIGKPLRHDRFPEQLQRVMDGEAVWEPD; from the coding sequence ATGCCCCCAATTCAAAAAGCGTTTGTTATGGTTGTCGAAGATAACGCCGACAACATGTGGATTATTACCGAAATGCTGAATGATGACCCGCGTGTGCGTTATTGCAACGTTCGGCCATCAGGTAAGCAACTTTTCGCATTTATGGCTAAAAATGACGTTCCACCAATTAATTTAGTCCTGCTTGATTTAAATTTGCCTGGTGATGACGGATATAGCATTCTCGAAAAGATTCGGGTTCATCCGAAATTAAGCAATGCCATCGTGGTTGCAGTCAGTGCCGATAATACTGCTGAAGATGTTGCTAAAGTACGCGCTTCGGGGTTCGATGGATTTATTGGTAAACCTTTACGCCATGATCGGTTTCCAGAACAATTACAACGGGTAATGGATGGCGAGGCAGTCTGGGAGCCAGATTAG
- a CDS encoding STAS domain-containing protein translates to MLNREIELAILYEISSLPLTLTTIEATLDVALDKVTRLFACEVAVCYLLEAPLQLVAKACRGVRLKRVLPSIELEQPQQLGDYSHAWQAGEPLPWPADPLQGQYPMQAAIGLPIWNEGALLGWIYAGRLKGQTFSTVEVSLFNIFANRIGSALAITLGRLRDQQQQRDLAQANAQLEQTLTRLTDVYQEQEQLLQTIRELSAPLLQIADAVMLLPLIGTVDEERASQITANVLMTISQNHATVCIIDITGIAALDYVAANSLLQLAQSARLLGTQIILCGISPDVAQILVSLGMNLACTRTTNDLQHALRLAFQLAGSRDYHMFA, encoded by the coding sequence ATGCTCAATCGTGAAATCGAACTTGCCATTCTCTATGAAATTTCATCGCTGCCTTTAACGCTCACAACGATTGAGGCAACCTTGGATGTTGCGCTGGATAAAGTCACGCGGCTGTTTGCCTGCGAAGTTGCGGTCTGTTATCTGCTCGAAGCCCCATTGCAATTGGTTGCCAAGGCCTGCCGTGGCGTGCGGCTCAAGCGTGTTTTGCCAAGCATCGAGCTTGAACAACCACAGCAACTAGGCGATTATAGCCATGCTTGGCAGGCTGGCGAACCCTTGCCATGGCCCGCTGACCCCTTGCAAGGCCAGTACCCGATGCAAGCAGCAATTGGCTTGCCAATTTGGAACGAAGGTGCATTGCTAGGTTGGATCTACGCTGGGCGTTTGAAAGGCCAAACTTTCAGCACCGTCGAAGTTTCGTTATTCAACATTTTTGCTAATCGGATTGGCAGCGCCTTGGCAATTACACTTGGACGCTTGCGTGATCAGCAGCAACAGCGCGATTTAGCCCAAGCCAATGCGCAACTTGAGCAAACCCTAACCCGCTTGACCGATGTTTATCAAGAGCAAGAGCAACTGTTGCAAACCATTCGTGAGCTTTCGGCTCCGTTATTGCAGATTGCCGATGCCGTGATGTTGTTGCCCTTGATTGGCACAGTTGACGAAGAACGAGCCAGTCAAATCACCGCCAATGTGCTTATGACAATCAGCCAAAATCATGCGACGGTCTGTATTATTGACATTACGGGGATCGCCGCGCTGGATTATGTGGCGGCCAATAGTTTGTTGCAGTTGGCCCAATCGGCGCGTTTGCTCGGCACCCAAATTATCTTATGTGGCATTTCGCCTGATGTTGCCCAAATTTTGGTCTCGTTGGGCATGAATTTGGCCTGCACCCGCACCACCAACGATTTACAACATGCTTTGCGGTTAGCCTTCCAACTAGCGGGATCGCGTGATTATCACATGTTTGCTTAA
- a CDS encoding FIST N-terminal domain-containing protein, whose protein sequence is MTTHAATGASQIEHSYDAGFAAAQQACTQLAPHSPTCLIAFTTDAYDQAAVVQGIRAASQQAPLIGCCAGGIISNAGTFTHGVVLLALASDDLKLDLSLVAGVKADPGKVADQLADQLEAVLDNPTSQQAALILVDGLAGTLTDFVQHATAAFGPLCPLVGGGAGDSFQFKQTYQFVNDQVISDGAAVGLLQSSTPMGIGVQHGWEPAARGLVVTRSEGTIIYELDGRPAFAVYQELFPDLTVENFGRFVIDHPIGLPQINGEFLIRDPLRTHPDGSIECIASVPKNVVAHIMHGSHETLFNAAQLATKRALAALNGPPAALIIFDCVSRLAMLGDAAATEVQRIREVAGLDVPVVGMFSFGEIAAAETGGALFHNKTVVVYAIGQA, encoded by the coding sequence ATGACGACACACGCAGCTACCGGTGCATCGCAGATTGAGCACAGCTATGATGCTGGTTTCGCCGCCGCCCAGCAAGCCTGTACGCAGCTTGCCCCCCATTCGCCAACCTGTCTGATCGCCTTTACCACTGATGCCTATGATCAGGCCGCCGTTGTTCAAGGCATTCGTGCAGCAAGCCAACAAGCGCCATTAATCGGCTGTTGTGCTGGCGGCATTATTAGCAATGCCGGCACTTTTACCCATGGTGTGGTGCTACTCGCACTGGCTTCCGATGATCTCAAGCTGGATTTGAGCCTTGTCGCAGGGGTCAAAGCCGATCCGGGCAAGGTTGCCGATCAGTTGGCTGATCAATTAGAGGCTGTTTTAGATAACCCTACTAGTCAACAAGCTGCCTTGATCTTGGTCGATGGTTTGGCTGGCACCTTGACCGATTTTGTGCAGCATGCCACCGCTGCTTTTGGCCCGTTATGCCCGCTGGTTGGTGGCGGCGCTGGCGATAGCTTCCAATTCAAACAAACCTATCAATTTGTCAACGATCAGGTAATTAGCGATGGTGCCGCAGTTGGCCTACTGCAATCGTCAACTCCAATGGGGATTGGGGTGCAACATGGCTGGGAGCCTGCCGCCCGCGGTTTGGTGGTTACGCGCAGCGAAGGCACGATTATTTATGAGCTTGATGGGCGGCCTGCCTTTGCGGTCTATCAAGAGCTTTTCCCCGATTTGACGGTGGAAAATTTTGGGCGATTTGTGATCGATCATCCAATTGGTTTACCCCAAATTAATGGCGAATTTTTGATTCGCGACCCGCTGCGCACCCATCCTGATGGCTCGATCGAATGCATTGCCAGCGTGCCCAAAAATGTGGTCGCGCATATTATGCATGGCTCGCATGAAACCTTGTTCAACGCCGCGCAACTGGCCACCAAACGGGCTTTGGCTGCACTGAATGGGCCACCAGCAGCATTAATTATCTTTGATTGCGTCTCGCGTTTGGCTATGTTGGGCGATGCAGCCGCCACCGAAGTGCAGCGCATTCGCGAAGTTGCTGGTTTGGATGTACCAGTTGTCGGGATGTTTAGCTTTGGTGAAATTGCTGCCGCTGAAACGGGCGGGGCGTTGTTTCATAATAAAACCGTTGTTGTGTACGCTATTGGTCAGGCCTGA
- a CDS encoding response regulator, whose product MGYRVFVVAGDNPVLQSLSTAVTGDIELSMLQSSNEALWELQQIAPDVLVADYDLPGFSGLDLADLVPNFAPDTRVILVARSANPEVAEQAAQRGVFRFIDRNLTAVLVLDALDEALQAVPPPRPVEPEPVYEPEPEPEPQPEAPARFAPPPSVSKAPAPARMGGPPPVSKAPTPIARSTAPASVSKAPPPVSPRPTAPPQRTRTAPPPVSARPTPVSRSAPPPVSPRPAAQQPNRQAPAPARPTTPAQQTPPPVQQTPPPAPATNFDDSFGSKLRSGGSLVLTAETLAPLVAKLKDLGVQLGAQSTILTDRWGVPLVEEGHTSLPLPPFLPLLATSFSTMVDYTRQLHNDPGSGLYMHEGDIYDFYIFDVGKQFLLVMVFDKTIAAPKLGTVWLYAKRAVRELADELEG is encoded by the coding sequence ATGGGCTATAGGGTCTTTGTGGTAGCTGGTGATAATCCGGTGCTTCAATCGCTGAGTACGGCTGTCACAGGCGATATTGAGCTTTCTATGTTGCAATCTTCCAATGAAGCATTGTGGGAGTTGCAGCAAATTGCGCCCGATGTCTTGGTTGCCGATTACGATTTGCCCGGGTTTAGTGGCTTGGATTTGGCTGATCTTGTGCCAAATTTCGCGCCCGACACACGGGTGATTCTGGTTGCACGTTCGGCTAACCCTGAGGTTGCTGAACAAGCGGCACAACGTGGGGTATTTCGCTTCATCGACCGTAATTTAACTGCGGTGTTGGTGCTTGATGCTTTAGATGAAGCGTTGCAAGCCGTCCCGCCGCCGCGCCCGGTCGAGCCAGAGCCTGTCTATGAACCAGAACCTGAGCCAGAACCACAACCCGAAGCTCCTGCTCGCTTTGCTCCGCCGCCAAGCGTTTCCAAAGCACCTGCACCTGCGCGGATGGGTGGTCCACCGCCAGTTTCCAAAGCGCCAACGCCGATAGCCCGTTCAACTGCGCCCGCCAGCGTGAGCAAAGCACCGCCGCCAGTTAGTCCGCGGCCAACTGCACCACCTCAGCGAACACGAACTGCGCCACCGCCAGTTAGCGCCCGCCCAACTCCAGTTTCGCGTTCCGCACCACCACCAGTTAGCCCACGGCCTGCGGCCCAACAACCAAACCGTCAAGCACCTGCGCCAGCGCGGCCAACCACGCCTGCCCAACAAACGCCGCCCCCAGTGCAGCAAACGCCACCACCTGCCCCAGCCACGAATTTTGATGATTCGTTTGGCTCGAAGTTGCGTAGCGGTGGTTCGTTGGTGCTCACTGCTGAAACCTTGGCTCCTTTGGTGGCAAAACTAAAAGATCTCGGCGTACAGCTTGGGGCGCAATCGACAATTTTGACCGACCGTTGGGGTGTACCATTGGTCGAAGAGGGCCATACCTCGCTGCCATTGCCGCCATTTTTGCCCTTGTTGGCCACCAGCTTCTCAACAATGGTCGATTATACCCGTCAACTGCATAACGACCCAGGCAGCGGCCTGTATATGCACGAAGGTGATATTTACGATTTCTATATTTTTGATGTTGGCAAGCAATTTTTGCTGGTCATGGTCTTTGATAAAACCATCGCTGCCCCCAAACTTGGTACGGTCTGGCTCTATGCCAAACGAGCCGTGCGCGAATTAGCCGACGAGCTTGAGGGTTAA
- a CDS encoding ATP-binding protein, whose protein sequence is MTERQPNEASEYSRAPAILVVDDDTSICRYCAKALRNVGYQVIDTTSGLVALDHLRHQVFDLLLTDIKMPEMSGLELARQARALNPGLAVIIMTGQTTLETLREAVQQGVTSYLSKPFEIEEMRLTVAQVLHQRAMVLQKVKLEAIVHQLELSSAFNRTLSLSELCGEIVRVTNSEIGCQFGYFLLQQPDESPRLLMGQASHPQLNEAGWQLLQETYQQQQPIQTTLKLAEADHNVITFPLRVGGAMIGSALFDYTEALPSAQIEGMMLLLNQAAAALNNAQLFTRVQEANSRLQELDRLKSEFISITSHELRTPLAVVLGYGIVIQERSEPPIRTYLDRLVESAQRMKEIIDDMTHLRRLDTRQTELQVEPIVLDELLYEVIDQMHGLAQKKSQTLSLATPPDALCTLYADRAKIALVLMSLLSNAMKFTPAEGMITVRAWCETVQAVPYEHAYFKGTLQPGPWVFVSVSDSGIGIPESHLQRIFERFYQVAQSLTREYGGTGVGLALVQGLVALHNGHVWVQSEEGRGSTFTVALPQRGL, encoded by the coding sequence ATGACCGAACGCCAACCCAACGAAGCCTCTGAGTATAGCCGTGCTCCGGCTATCCTTGTTGTTGATGATGATACGTCGATTTGCCGCTATTGCGCGAAAGCACTTCGCAATGTTGGCTATCAGGTTATTGACACCACATCGGGTTTAGTCGCACTTGATCATTTACGCCATCAAGTGTTTGATTTGTTGTTGACCGATATTAAAATGCCTGAGATGAGTGGGCTTGAGTTGGCGCGGCAGGCGCGGGCATTAAATCCAGGCTTAGCCGTGATTATCATGACAGGCCAAACAACCTTGGAAACCTTGCGCGAAGCCGTCCAACAAGGCGTAACCAGCTATCTGAGCAAGCCTTTCGAAATCGAAGAAATGCGCTTGACGGTAGCCCAAGTGTTGCATCAACGGGCAATGGTGTTACAAAAGGTCAAGCTTGAAGCAATTGTGCATCAACTTGAATTAAGCAGCGCCTTTAATCGCACGCTTTCGCTAAGCGAATTGTGTGGCGAGATTGTACGGGTCACCAATAGCGAAATTGGCTGTCAATTTGGCTATTTTCTGTTGCAGCAACCCGATGAATCGCCGCGTTTGTTGATGGGGCAAGCGAGCCACCCCCAATTAAATGAGGCTGGCTGGCAGCTTTTGCAAGAAACCTATCAACAGCAACAGCCAATTCAAACTACGCTCAAGCTAGCCGAAGCTGACCACAACGTGATCACCTTTCCGCTGCGAGTTGGTGGAGCGATGATCGGCAGTGCCTTGTTTGATTATACCGAGGCCTTGCCCAGCGCTCAGATCGAAGGCATGATGCTGTTGTTGAATCAAGCGGCAGCAGCGCTGAATAATGCCCAACTCTTCACCCGCGTGCAAGAAGCCAATAGCCGTTTACAAGAACTTGATCGGCTGAAGAGTGAATTTATTTCGATTACTTCGCATGAGTTGCGCACGCCGCTAGCAGTCGTACTAGGCTATGGCATCGTGATTCAAGAACGCAGTGAGCCGCCAATTCGCACCTATCTTGATCGTTTGGTCGAGAGCGCTCAGCGCATGAAAGAAATCATCGACGATATGACCCATCTGCGGCGTTTGGATACCCGCCAAACCGAGCTGCAGGTCGAGCCAATTGTGCTCGATGAATTGCTCTACGAAGTGATTGATCAAATGCATGGGCTGGCGCAGAAGAAATCGCAGACGCTTTCATTAGCCACCCCACCCGATGCCTTGTGCACCTTGTATGCCGATCGGGCCAAAATTGCCTTGGTGCTGATGAGTTTGCTTTCGAATGCCATGAAATTCACCCCGGCTGAGGGGATGATTACGGTACGGGCATGGTGTGAGACTGTTCAAGCAGTGCCCTATGAACATGCGTATTTCAAAGGTACGCTGCAACCTGGCCCATGGGTCTTTGTTAGCGTCAGCGATTCAGGCATTGGCATTCCTGAGTCCCATCTACAACGGATATTCGAGCGTTTTTACCAAGTAGCCCAATCACTCACCCGAGAGTATGGGGGTACTGGGGTAGGTTTAGCCCTTGTGCAAGGGCTAGTTGCATTGCATAATGGTCATGTTTGGGTTCAAAGCGAAGAAGGTCGCGGCAGTACGTTTACGGTTGCACTGCCACAGCGGGGGCTTTAG
- a CDS encoding amylo-alpha-1,6-glucosidase, with protein sequence MFGREILGHPAAALRREWIVTNGAGAYAMGSLLANAPIRKYHGLLIAALEPPLGRTLLVGGLQTSAEYGSQTYELSSFETSDGRLSTGYRNLETWQLDGAIPTARYVLAEAVLGQRIWMEDGANTTYLLLTHERGNDPIKLELRPLLSERDHHDTTVDANWQPSFAALANGVLMTTPAGTQVRMLSDHATWQNEPATWVEDIYYREELERGYPDTARLLQTGRFRATLQPGQSLTLIFSTEANPSTDGLAALAREQARQAQLLEQARLLHKAPEFIKQLVYAADQFMVRRTVQLPDGSTWQGWSVIAGYPWFSDWGRDTMIALPGLLMATGRATLAADVLRTWSHFLSQGMLPNRFPDVGAEPEYNTVDATLWFFQALRTVYQATGDIQLVADLYPKLVEIIDWHERGTRYSIKVADDYLLTAGEPNVQLTWMDAKFEDWVVTPREGKAVEINALWYSALRTLGEFATLLGNDHDVERFRCAAERVAVAYRRFWSAEHGYLYDVIDGPHGADSALRPNQLLAVSVAHSPLDDATAKAVVDSCARHLLTSYGLRSLAPHDPQYLGVYGGDLKTRDASYHQGITWGWLIGPYISAVSKVYGVEQARSYLQPFADHLRDAGIGSVSEIFDGDAPITPRGCPWQAWSVAELLRCSVELNNR encoded by the coding sequence ATGTTTGGACGTGAAATTCTTGGGCATCCCGCTGCTGCGCTACGCCGCGAATGGATTGTAACCAATGGGGCTGGGGCATATGCTATGGGTTCGCTCTTGGCCAATGCCCCAATTCGCAAATATCATGGCTTGTTGATTGCTGCCTTAGAGCCACCGCTTGGTCGTACTTTGTTGGTTGGTGGTTTGCAAACTAGCGCTGAATATGGCTCACAAACCTATGAACTGAGCAGCTTTGAAACTAGCGATGGCCGTTTAAGCACGGGCTATCGTAATCTTGAAACTTGGCAACTAGATGGCGCGATTCCAACTGCGCGGTATGTCTTAGCCGAAGCGGTGCTAGGCCAACGCATTTGGATGGAAGATGGGGCTAATACCACCTATCTGCTGCTGACCCATGAGCGTGGCAACGACCCGATCAAACTTGAATTACGCCCATTATTGAGCGAGCGTGATCATCACGATACAACCGTGGATGCTAATTGGCAGCCAAGTTTTGCCGCCTTGGCTAATGGTGTATTGATGACCACGCCTGCTGGCACGCAGGTGCGCATGCTCAGCGACCATGCGACATGGCAAAACGAGCCAGCAACATGGGTTGAAGATATTTATTATCGTGAAGAATTAGAGCGGGGCTACCCTGATACCGCACGATTGTTGCAAACGGGCCGATTTAGGGCAACCTTGCAGCCAGGTCAAAGCCTAACTTTGATATTTTCGACCGAGGCCAATCCAAGCACTGATGGTCTGGCAGCGCTGGCCCGTGAACAAGCACGCCAAGCCCAATTGCTTGAGCAGGCTCGCCTCTTGCACAAAGCTCCCGAATTTATTAAGCAACTGGTGTATGCCGCCGATCAATTTATGGTGCGGCGGACGGTACAATTGCCTGATGGCAGCACATGGCAAGGCTGGAGCGTGATTGCTGGCTATCCTTGGTTTAGCGATTGGGGCCGCGACACCATGATTGCTTTGCCAGGTTTGTTGATGGCAACGGGGCGGGCTACGTTGGCGGCTGATGTTTTGCGTACGTGGAGCCACTTTTTGAGCCAAGGGATGTTACCCAACCGCTTCCCTGATGTTGGCGCTGAGCCAGAATACAACACCGTCGATGCAACGCTCTGGTTTTTTCAGGCGCTACGCACGGTTTATCAAGCAACTGGCGATATTCAATTGGTCGCCGATTTATACCCCAAATTGGTCGAAATTATTGATTGGCATGAACGTGGCACGCGCTACTCAATCAAAGTGGCCGATGATTATCTCTTGACTGCTGGCGAACCTAATGTCCAATTAACCTGGATGGATGCCAAGTTTGAAGATTGGGTAGTCACACCACGCGAGGGCAAGGCGGTTGAAATTAATGCCTTGTGGTATAGCGCCCTACGAACCTTGGGCGAGTTTGCCACCTTACTGGGTAATGATCACGATGTTGAGCGCTTTCGCTGTGCTGCTGAACGAGTAGCGGTTGCTTATCGCCGCTTTTGGTCGGCTGAGCATGGCTATCTCTACGATGTGATCGACGGCCCGCATGGCGCTGATTCGGCGTTGCGACCCAACCAACTATTGGCAGTTTCGGTGGCGCACTCGCCGCTTGATGATGCCACCGCCAAAGCAGTGGTTGATAGCTGCGCCCGCCATCTCTTAACGTCATATGGTTTACGCTCATTGGCTCCCCACGACCCCCAATATCTTGGCGTGTATGGCGGCGATTTAAAAACTCGCGATGCCTCGTATCATCAAGGGATTACTTGGGGCTGGCTAATTGGGCCATATATCAGTGCGGTCAGCAAAGTCTATGGGGTTGAGCAAGCGCGGAGTTATCTGCAACCATTCGCCGATCACCTGCGCGATGCTGGGATTGGCTCGGTCAGCGAGATTTTCGATGGCGATGCACCGATCACTCCGCGTGGCTGCCCATGGCAAGCTTGGAGTGTGGCTGAATTGCTGCGTTGTAGCGTCGAACTAAATAATCGCTAA